The Synergistota bacterium genome includes a region encoding these proteins:
- a CDS encoding nitroreductase family protein: MDSRKDTFFQVVYERRSVRDYTPEKVSEEDLRFILECARWAPSGENAQPWRFIIVRDEEGKKFLADVSKKASGRRFTGEFLSKHMQERFKGLQDEQKKLAAFKKLTSGDVSGFVSQGDLILMVIGRKDVWDLPYDTSAAIENILLAVASLGLGACWVIAPCIDVRDEEKVRTYFEIPEDYKVISIISIGKPARMPNPRPRLALKDIVFSEKFGKPYYSE, from the coding sequence GTGGATTCAAGAAAAGATACGTTTTTTCAAGTGGTTTACGAGAGAAGAAGTGTAAGGGATTATACTCCGGAAAAAGTATCTGAAGAAGATTTAAGGTTTATATTGGAATGCGCCCGTTGGGCACCTTCTGGTGAAAATGCTCAGCCTTGGAGGTTCATAATCGTTAGGGATGAGGAAGGGAAAAAGTTCTTGGCAGATGTGTCAAAGAAGGCAAGTGGAAGAAGGTTTACGGGTGAATTTTTAAGTAAGCACATGCAAGAGAGATTCAAAGGGCTTCAGGATGAACAGAAGAAATTAGCTGCTTTTAAGAAGCTTACATCTGGTGATGTATCTGGGTTCGTAAGTCAAGGAGATTTGATACTTATGGTCATAGGTAGAAAGGATGTTTGGGATCTTCCTTACGATACCTCTGCGGCTATAGAGAATATCCTTCTTGCGGTTGCAAGTCTGGGCTTGGGAGCCTGTTGGGTTATTGCTCCTTGCATAGATGTGAGGGATGAAGAGAAGGTAAGGACCTATTTTGAGATACCGGAGGACTATAAGGTAATAAGCATAATATCTATAGGTAAGCCTGCAAGAATGCCCAATCCTCGACCAAGGT
- the iolN gene encoding 3-dehydro-scyllo-inosose hydrolase, translated as MRYKYSTGSMDKADGIYFQNMTWRQVEERLKKNDIIIIPVGCTENHGKGQCFGEDTFIVTRIAETVAKETGCTVSQPIWFGSHPWNQVGQPGTVIVPDEVFIPYLMSVIAGYWNAGFRKQILLNGHGQEYVIPLAIQAFWKQYQVPAIICMVNWPTVVANELKDKAHGGPWDTPFRHADEVEASISLALFPEMNEPEHMEDSEPWGFMPEGHVDKGGDIYQYPIPGHAQVGMGGLELMVYPQGVIGKPSLARAEKAYNAVDKIIDYLIKLHNDILERFPPGKLPDAKYLTERDEKEVEALLKGPRRGGKSLYSLGLPRF; from the coding sequence ATGAGATATAAATACTCTACAGGCTCCATGGATAAAGCTGATGGTATATACTTTCAAAATATGACCTGGCGTCAGGTAGAGGAAAGACTTAAGAAGAACGATATCATAATAATTCCTGTAGGCTGTACGGAAAATCACGGTAAGGGACAGTGTTTTGGAGAGGATACTTTTATAGTTACAAGGATCGCTGAAACTGTTGCGAAGGAAACGGGTTGTACTGTATCACAGCCTATTTGGTTTGGCTCTCACCCATGGAATCAGGTAGGTCAGCCTGGTACTGTCATTGTTCCCGATGAGGTGTTTATTCCCTATCTTATGTCAGTTATAGCTGGTTACTGGAACGCGGGTTTTAGAAAGCAAATCCTTCTTAATGGTCATGGTCAAGAGTATGTTATTCCTCTTGCTATACAAGCTTTCTGGAAGCAATATCAAGTTCCTGCGATAATATGTATGGTTAACTGGCCAACGGTTGTAGCAAATGAGCTTAAAGATAAAGCTCACGGTGGGCCATGGGACACCCCCTTTAGGCATGCAGATGAGGTTGAAGCCTCTATATCTTTAGCTCTCTTTCCCGAGATGAACGAGCCTGAGCATATGGAGGACTCTGAGCCGTGGGGATTTATGCCCGAGGGGCATGTAGATAAAGGTGGGGATATATATCAATATCCCATACCTGGTCATGCTCAAGTGGGTATGGGTGGTTTGGAGCTTATGGTTTATCCTCAGGGGGTTATCGGAAAGCCATCTTTAGCCAGAGCTGAAAAGGCTTATAACGCTGTGGACAAGATTATAGATTATCTTATTAAGCTTCACAACGATATATTGGAGAGATTCCCGCCTGGCAAGCTTCCTGACGCTAAGTACTTAACAGAAAGAGATGAGAAGGAAGTTGAGGCATTGTTGAAAGGGCCTCGTAGAGGTGGAAAAAGCCTTTATTCCTTGGGGTTACCTCGCTTTTAG
- a CDS encoding cupin domain-containing protein: MKMAKFTVHESEVEGVKRVPPRVSKVLICNKTVGATKISMGVNVTEVGSRIPAHCHEGHEEAMFIISGRGKLIVEGYGEYELTPGTAIFAPCGVKHEIINTGDEPIKLVWAYSPPLPEHLAK; the protein is encoded by the coding sequence ATGAAGATGGCTAAATTCACTGTTCATGAAAGTGAAGTTGAAGGAGTAAAGAGGGTTCCTCCTAGGGTCTCTAAGGTTCTTATATGTAATAAGACTGTAGGAGCTACTAAGATTTCTATGGGGGTAAATGTTACAGAGGTGGGAAGTAGGATTCCTGCCCATTGTCATGAGGGTCATGAGGAAGCGATGTTTATTATCTCTGGTAGAGGAAAGCTTATAGTCGAGGGTTACGGTGAGTACGAGCTTACACCAGGAACAGCTATATTTGCTCCGTGTGGGGTAAAGCACGAGATAATTAATACGGGAGATGAGCCTATAAAGCTTGTCTGGGCTTATTCTCCACCGCTTCCTGAACACTTAGCGAAGTAA
- a CDS encoding MoaD/ThiS family protein: MVKVRFHLYLKKYARAEEREIEVKNGLKIGDLLVNMGVPVDQVGIVTVNGKWQDIDYLLKDGDKVEIFPVYLGG, from the coding sequence ATGGTAAAAGTAAGGTTTCACCTTTATCTTAAAAAGTATGCCAGGGCTGAGGAAAGGGAAATAGAGGTTAAAAATGGCCTTAAGATAGGAGATTTGCTTGTGAATATGGGAGTTCCTGTGGATCAAGTGGGAATAGTTACCGTGAACGGTAAATGGCAAGATATAGATTACCTTTTAAAAGATGGGGATAAGGTAGAGATTTTTCCCGTATATCTTGGAGGTTAA
- a CDS encoding aldehyde ferredoxin oxidoreductase — protein sequence MDKIIRVDVGTKEIRVGAVKEDYKFLGGRGLTSRIVLDEVDATCDPLGEFNKLVIAPGLLGGTAVSSVSRISVGCKSPLTNGIKEANSGGLAGTYLSRAGIKALIIEGLPKDEELYLLEIDGNNVKLLSANDLRGLGTYATVERLYSRYGKDVAIICIGPAGEMRLRSASIALSDPNGELKFAARGGVGAVMGSKGIKAIVVKPSKESVSYYDKDAFLEVAKKINRALLEDPKTGDAYKKYGTAQIVNAVNAIGALPTMNFRYGAFEYAKNLSGEVLYETVVKRGGEGRTGVTCMPGCMIMCGNIYPDERGKKIVSTLQYETIALVGSNLGFDNLDSVARLNREINDIGMDTIEIGGVLGVAIDAGLAKFGDEKSCMVLLDEIRKGSVLGRVLGNGVEITGKVLGVYRVPVAKGQGIPGYDPRALKGNGVLYATSPMGADHTAGNAFGSRNEVNPLSREKQGELSRNLQIKITTLECLGFCIFARPPLLKEPQLLADMLYYRYGVKFTVDQVWEMGIETLKVEREFNVRAGISPAHDRLAEFFYKEPLPPTNAVFDVPEEEMKKAIV from the coding sequence ATGGACAAAATAATTAGGGTGGATGTTGGAACTAAGGAGATAAGAGTGGGAGCTGTTAAGGAAGATTATAAATTTTTAGGTGGAAGAGGGCTTACTTCAAGAATTGTTTTAGACGAAGTTGATGCTACCTGTGATCCTCTAGGTGAGTTTAATAAGCTTGTGATCGCTCCTGGTTTATTGGGTGGTACGGCAGTTTCAAGCGTAAGTAGGATATCTGTTGGTTGTAAAAGCCCCCTTACGAATGGCATAAAGGAGGCTAATAGTGGAGGTTTAGCCGGCACATACTTGTCGAGGGCTGGCATAAAGGCTTTGATTATTGAAGGATTGCCTAAGGATGAGGAGTTATATCTTCTGGAAATAGATGGGAATAATGTCAAGCTGTTGTCTGCCAACGATCTTAGGGGTTTAGGAACTTATGCTACGGTTGAAAGGCTTTATTCTAGGTATGGCAAAGATGTAGCGATAATCTGTATTGGACCTGCTGGGGAGATGAGGTTAAGATCTGCATCTATTGCCTTGAGTGATCCTAATGGGGAGCTTAAGTTTGCCGCTAGGGGTGGAGTTGGCGCTGTTATGGGGAGTAAGGGTATTAAAGCAATAGTAGTTAAGCCCTCTAAGGAAAGCGTTTCTTATTACGATAAGGATGCCTTTTTAGAGGTTGCGAAGAAGATAAATAGAGCGCTTTTAGAGGATCCTAAGACGGGTGATGCTTATAAAAAATATGGAACCGCTCAGATAGTCAATGCTGTAAATGCTATTGGTGCTCTTCCAACGATGAACTTTAGATATGGTGCTTTTGAATATGCTAAGAACTTAAGTGGGGAGGTTCTTTATGAAACGGTTGTGAAGAGAGGCGGAGAGGGTAGAACTGGTGTTACTTGTATGCCTGGTTGCATGATAATGTGCGGTAACATCTATCCGGATGAGCGTGGTAAGAAGATAGTTTCCACATTACAGTATGAGACTATAGCTCTTGTAGGTTCAAATCTTGGTTTTGATAATTTGGACTCCGTTGCAAGGTTAAATAGGGAGATAAACGATATCGGAATGGATACGATAGAGATAGGTGGCGTTTTAGGTGTTGCAATAGATGCTGGTTTAGCTAAGTTTGGTGATGAGAAAAGCTGTATGGTTCTCCTTGATGAGATAAGGAAAGGATCCGTTCTAGGTAGGGTTTTGGGTAATGGCGTTGAAATAACAGGGAAGGTTTTAGGTGTCTACAGAGTGCCTGTTGCAAAAGGGCAAGGTATTCCTGGATATGATCCAAGGGCTTTAAAAGGAAATGGCGTGCTTTACGCTACATCACCTATGGGTGCTGACCATACTGCGGGTAACGCTTTTGGTTCGAGGAATGAAGTTAATCCGTTAAGTAGAGAAAAGCAGGGGGAGCTTTCAAGAAACCTTCAGATAAAAATCACAACCTTAGAGTGTCTTGGTTTCTGTATATTTGCTAGACCGCCTCTTCTTAAGGAGCCTCAATTGCTTGCTGATATGCTTTATTATCGTTATGGGGTTAAGTTTACTGTCGATCAGGTATGGGAGATGGGAATCGAGACTCTCAAGGTAGAGAGGGAGTTTAATGTGAGAGCCGGAATAAGCCCGGCTCATGATAGACTTGCTGAGTTCTTCTATAAGGAGCCGCTTCCTCCAACAAACGCTGTTTTTGATGTTCCTGAAGAGGAGATGAAAAAGGCTATAGTTTAA
- a CDS encoding type II secretion system protein GspJ translates to MRKGLTLIELLIALAIAALIGGTLLGLLMGATRSREFSENVALENQIVRGILELLYSDLRASFQIKTGLNFVGEKTRLSFLKAGRNGLEKVDYELKDGKLLRNNEVLLEDGSFGISFKFIKDKKYMEVWEVQGDKPDAVEVEIKYRGASYKRLILTY, encoded by the coding sequence ATGAGGAAAGGGCTAACGCTAATAGAGCTTCTTATAGCCTTAGCTATAGCAGCATTAATAGGTGGAACTCTCCTAGGGCTACTTATGGGGGCTACAAGAAGCAGAGAGTTTTCAGAAAATGTCGCTTTAGAAAACCAGATAGTAAGGGGAATTTTAGAACTACTTTACTCCGATCTAAGAGCGTCTTTTCAAATTAAGACGGGTTTAAACTTTGTAGGAGAAAAGACGAGGCTATCTTTCCTAAAAGCTGGAAGAAACGGATTAGAAAAGGTCGACTACGAACTAAAGGATGGAAAGCTTTTAAGAAATAATGAGGTTTTGTTGGAAGATGGTAGTTTTGGCATATCTTTTAAATTCATCAAGGATAAGAAATATATGGAGGTTTGGGAAGTTCAGGGAGATAAACCTGATGCAGTCGAAGTCGAGATAAAATATAGGGGAGCAAGTTATAAGAGGCTTATCTTAACCTATTAA